In one window of Helianthus annuus cultivar XRQ/B chromosome 17, HanXRQr2.0-SUNRISE, whole genome shotgun sequence DNA:
- the LOC110924465 gene encoding uncharacterized protein LOC110924465, whose protein sequence is MTPYELLYGRKCRTPVCWGEVGQRELAPSDLIAVTNEKIDLIRARLKAAPNRQKAYADKRRHPIKFQVGDHVLQKVSPWKGIIRFRKRGKLGPRYIGPFKILARVGRVAYRLELPSTLNGIHNTFHVSQLRKCLADETALVPLDDIELDEGVNYVEIPIAIKDVKVKNLRNKAVRQVLVQWQHRKGSELTWEAEDEMRKQYPFLFGMKEEGSNTRKSDSSQDRGNPQSRRSGNLE, encoded by the exons ATGACTCCCTATGAACTATTATATGGGAGGAAATGTAGAACTCCTGTGTGTTGGGGAGAAGTTGGACAGAGAGAACTTGCGCCAAGTGATTTAATAGCAGTGACGAATGAAAAGATTGATTTGATTAGAGCTCGACTGAAAGCAGCCCCAAATCGGCAAAAAGCTTATGCGGACAAGAGAAGGCATCCTATcaagtttcaagtcggagatcatGTTCTGCAAAAAGTATCTCCATGGAAGGGTATAATCCGTTTCCGCAAACGGGGTAAGTTAGGTCCTCGTTATATTGGACCGTTTAAAATCTTGGCTCGAGTTGGAAGAGTTGCATATCGATTAGAATTACCGTCTACACTAAATGGGATTCACAATACCTTCCACGTATCGCAGTTGAGGAAGTGTCTTGCGGATGAAACAGCATTAGTACCTCTCGATGACATCGAGTTGGACGAGGGGGTAAATTATGTCGAAATACCAATAGCCATTAAAGACGTTAAGGTGAAGAACCTTCGCAACAAAGCCGTTAGACAAGTGTTAGTTCAATGGCAACACCGAAAGGGGTCGGAACTTACATGGGAAGCGGAAGATGAAATGAGGAAGCAATACCCTTTTCTCTTCG GCATGAAGGAAGAAGGATCCAATACTAGGAAATCGGATAGTTCACAAGATCGAG GTAATCCTCAATCTAGGCGATCAGGCAACTTGGAGTGA